Below is a genomic region from Streptomyces katrae.
GGGGTCTCGTCCCAGAGTTCGGCGAGCTCGGATTCCCCTGCAAGGACCCGGTCGAGGGCTTCGACGGCAAGGGTTCGGAGGTCACTGGCGAGGACAGGCAGGGCTTCGTTGGGCCCATAGCTTGTGGTGATCGGTTCGCCGTCTGGGCACTGGGCTGCAACGAGAGCGGCGGCTGCGACGGCCTCCACCGCATCCGAGCTGTCGAGGTAGTCCTGGGTCTGGACGGTCCGGGTCAGCGTGGTTCGGATGAGGTTCTCTCGCTGGTCCATGGCTGTCTCGTCCAGGGTGTAAGCGAAATCCGCAGCGGTGTCGTTGTCGAAGTGGCCGATGTCCCAGGTGCCCATGTGATCTCCTCGCGTCGTCGTCCGGGGATCCTCGCATCGGCCACTGACATTGCGGTCATGAGGCGAGCAGTACTCGCTTGCGCAGAAGCTTGAAGCCGGCGCGTCCGTACATCTGCCGCTTGATCATTTTGATGCGGTTGACGTGGCCCTCGACGACGCCTGAGCTCCAGGGCAGGGTCAGGCCGGCAGTGACGGCTGCGAGGTCGCGTTCGAGGCCGTTGGCGAAGGTGTGGAGGCTGGGCAGGTCGTCGGCTCGGACGGCCTTGATCCATTCGGGGAGCCGTTCTCCCCGGAGCTGGGTGAGCATCTGCCCGAAGGATCGGACGTGACCGGCGAGGGCGTCCAGTTCGGGGCAGTGGGTGAGCACGGACTTGAGCTTCAGTCGCTCGTTCTCCGCGAGTGCGTCGGGGTGGGTCAGGATCCAACCGGCAACAGTTCGGGGAGATGGCGGTCGAGTACGTGGCATGGCGTCCCGGAAGGGACGAAGGTAGGCGCGGACGGCACCGTATCCACCTGAGTATCCGTGTGTCTGGATCTCCTTCCAGAGGGTCCAGGCGTTCGTGCAGCCCTCGGCCCACCGCTCGTGCAAGTACGGCTTGAAGTCGTCGAGCTTCGTCCTGCGGTTTTGCCACTGCCCTTGGAAGAGGTCTTCCGGGGTTGCCGCGTCGGCCAGACGCTGCACGGTTCGGTAGGTCATCCGGAGTTCGCGGGCGACCGCGCGACGACTGTGTCCCTCGCCGAGCATTCCCTGGACGATCGCGTGTTTCTCGCGGGTTCGGTCGGCGAACCGGTGCCCAGTGGGCCAGGGCGACACGCCAGTTTCTGCCGCCGGTGGCGTGGTGACGCTCTCGGAGCCGGGCGCCGCGAATGGCGCTCTCAGACAGGACCGATGGCGCGACACGCATCGCTCGGCGGCCTCGCCGAGGTTGCGCCAGAGATGAAAGCGGTCTGCGACCTGCACCGCAGTGGGTGCCCCGGTGCTGGCGCCTTCGGCGAAGAAGGGGGCTCGGTCGCGGCATACCACCTCAATTGCGGGACACTCAGCAAGCCAGGCGGCGACGGTGGCTGCCTCGCGGTCGGGCAGCAGATCCACCGGTCTGCGGGTTTCGACATCAACCAGCACAGTCCCGTAGACACGGCCCTTGCGCATCGCGTACTCGTCGATGCCCACCACCCGCGGGGCCGACGTTTGAGGTTCAGGCATCGCCTCGACCAGCCGAAGTACCGTGCTGCGGCTGACGGAGATACCGAAGATGTCCGCAAGTCGGGCGCCGGCCCGGCCGGCCAATGCGAGGCCCACCTCGGCCAAGGCTGAACGCAGCCGCTCGGTCCGCTGACCGTAACGTCTGGTCAGTCCGGGGATCTGTTCAACGAAGGTCTGCCGTCGGCAGGAGGTATCCGTGCAAGTGAACCGGCGGACCTGCAGGCGAAGCACTACACGCCTCCCGGCGCTGGGCAGATCGGCAGGAAACCGCAGGTAGGACCCATGAATCCGGTTCGACCATCTTCCGCAGCCCGGACACTCAGCACCGGCAGACTTGCGCGTGACGCCGATCCAGATCGCCTCGCCGTCGTCCTCAGCTGACATGACCGCGACTTCAGGGTCCGACAAGAACAGGAGCTCTCCCAGCCGGAGCAGCACTTCGTTCACGGCTCCGAACTCTCGGGCACGGCACGGCAGCCCCAAGTCGTTTCAGGACGATCTTGCGAGAGACACGACCAAGATCAACAATCACGGAGCGTTGACGCACCACAAAAGTTGAGCCAGAACCAAAACTCATGAACATCCGCGGCCCTCTTGATCGCCCACTGCTGACGGAACTCATCGACAAACGCTGTTCCTAGAAGTGAACGAAGCCAGGTACTGGCAGGCGTGGGCTGCCACCCGAGAGCGTAGCGGATCGATAGCTTCCGGAACGCGAAAGGAACCGCCCTGCCGGGTGAGCCGGTGCTACGGGGTGGGACGGCCTCCTGCGGGCTATTGCGGCGCGGGGTCGGGTTCGGAAGGGCCAGCGGGCAGCCGGAAGGGGGGTTTGTCGCCGATGCGTTCCCACCACAGGCCGGCACGGTCGCGGAAGTGGACCGTGAGCGCTTGGTCTGTAGAGCCGGGCGGGAGGAACCATTCGTGGCCGTCGCCGTCGCCGTCGCTCATCAGGATGAGCGGCACGGAGAACTCATCTCCTGCCAGGAGAGCACCGGAGGTCTTGCTTTCTGGTGTGCCCCAGAGCGGTTGGATGTGCTGGCGGCCGCCGTGGGTGTAGGTGGCGCGGAGGACCCGTACTTCCGTTAGGGGGTCGTTGCTGCTGTTGCTAACGACAGCGTGGCTGTGGTCGAGGCGGGAGCTCACCTGGAGGGCCTGTGCTGCGGCACGCGCGTAGTCCGACACCCCGTCCTTGAGGTACGCGCGGATGGTGCTGCAGAAGGCCTTCAGCTCTTCTGTCGGCCTTGCGTACCACCCGTTGTCGAAGACCTTCTGAGACCAGAGCGCCTTGTCGCCTCGGGGCACCTGACGTACCCAGGACTCCAGCTCGCCACAGGGCACCACGAACAGTCCGAAGTCGGCGGCCGCCCGCAGCAGGCGCTCCGCAGCGTTGTAAGGATCGCCCTGAAGGCCGCCCAGGCCGGACTTCTTGAGATCCCCCCACCGGTCACCGCCCTTGGCCAGCTTGGTGAGCTCACCGAGTACTCGGTCTGGAAGCGGGTCACTGGCTTTGATGCCCTTCAGGAGCGCGTCCATCTCGGTCTTGAATCCGCCTGCGGAGATCTCGCTCCGAGATCCGGCAGCATGCTCTCGGAGGCATTTGAGGTCCGACTCCAGGTGTTCGGTGACGCCTTCGAGGCTTTTGACGGCTCGGGCGAGACCAGACCGGAGGTAGTCGAAGTCGGCGATGACTGCAGTTGGGATACCGCACTGCCGCAGCCGCCGCGCGGTGTCGCCCAGGGGCGCTTTGCCACTGGTGTGGAGGAAGAGGGTGTTGTCGTGTGCGGCCGCTGCCTCCTTGGTTGCGTCGAAGGCCGCAGCGTAGAACTGGCAGTCACCGGCAGCTTCGCATAGCACAACCCGGTCGTAGAACAATCCCGAGGGCAGGTTGGAGTACCGCAGCAGGGGAGTGCGCAGCAGGCCCTGCACGGCGTCCGGTTTGAGCACCCGGGCGGCAGGGGTTCCTGATGACCGATCGAGGCGGACGATCGACACCGGCCGGCCCTGTTCCGCTTCAAGGACTCCGGCAAGAAAGTCGGCGCTGTGCGTCGCAACGAACAGCTGCGTCTGCCCCTGGAGGCCGGCCAGAAGACGGCCGAGAAGGCGTGCTTGCGGCGGGTGCAAAAACGCCTCGGGCTCGTCGATGATCACCAGCGGAGCGGGACGCACCATCACCTGAAGCAGGATCTGAACGAAGCTGCGGAAGCCGTCCCCCTGCGCTGACACCAAGGGCAGGTATCGGTACGCCGCGGCGACTTCTTGCGCCGCCCCTGGGAGAGCGTCTCGGAGGTCGGGGTGAGGCCGGCCAACGCGGAGCCTGATCTGCTCGTCGTACCGGTCTACACAGACGTAGTGGCCAAACGCCTGATGCACCAAGTCCGCGAAACGCGACTCAGCGTCGCGGTCCTCGTACAGGTACTGGAGCCTGGACTGCGATGGCAGCAGAGGGTCCCAATGGTCCACCTCCGCCTCGACCTGCAGCCGGTCGTCGGTCCACAGCGTCTGCTTGACGAAGGGGGCGAGCTCCGCGAGCGTGAAGGCTGGCCAGCGGTGCGCGATGGAGTCCTTGAGGATCCTGTCCCCCCTGGGTGTCCACGTCCGGTAGCCACGCTCCTCCAGCCACGCCATGAACTCCTCGCTGCTCCCGCTGTGCCGTGGAAGGGCTTGCCGGATCCAGCGGGTGCTGCCGGCTGTCATACCAGGGAGCTCTACTTGCGTGTTGAGTTCACGGAGCAGAAGCGACTTGCCGCTGTTGTTGGCACCGATGAAGAGCGTCATGCCGTCCTGCGGCGGCTCCACTATGAGGCCTGTATTGAGCATGATCTCGGTGACAGCGAAGGTGATTGCCATGTTGCCCCCCGCACGGTCTGCACGTCGCTTCAGGAGCGACGTTGGTGATCTGCGAAGCGTATCGATCAGGCCATGCCTCCACCGGGGTTTTGCCCCGCTTGCTCGGTTGGTTCGGGCTGGGGTGCGACCCCGTGGGTGGTAGTAGCGGTCGGTGAGCGTGGCCAGCTCGTTGATCATGGAGATGTTGACGAGCCGGAACGTGTTCTCGATCAGCTTGGCCAGCTCGGCGACCTTGGGTCCGGACACCCGCACCGTGGTCTCGAAGATGCCGTCGTAGAAGCCCTTGATCACACCGAGCGATGCGGCGTCGATGCCGGACGCCACTGCGGGGGTGATGACCACGGGGGGCGGGAGGGGGCACCAAGCGGATCTGGTGAAGTTGGTTGCGTTGTGAGGCGTCCGCGCGGCCCCTACCGGTCGGCGGTGAGCTTGCCCGCGGCGGCCCAGCTGTCGGCGGGGACTTCGTGGATCCAGACCTGGACGGTCTCGGCAGGCAGCTGCAGGGTGTCCACGAAGGCGTCGGTGATCCGCGCGACCAGCTCGCGCTTGAGCTCGATGCTGCGGGGGCCCTGCTGGACGGTGACGATCGGCATGGTCTGCTCCTCAAAGTGGTTACGCTATCCGGCTCCTGATGTCCGGTCTGCGCTCTGAGAACAGTCCACCGCAGAGCCCGGCGGCGAACCAGACGAGCTTCGCTCTGGCAGCGATCACGATTCGTGATCGTGCGCGGCCCGCCCCCGGCAGGCCGCGACCAGCAGCTCCGGGTGCGGCACGGTGCGGCGCACCCCGAGCGCCAGCGGCAGGGCCAGCACCTGGTCCCGCAGCGGCCGAAAGGCGATCCGCGGATGGCTGGTCAGGCGGGCGTTGGCCGCGTAGACCACCGTCCACATCGGGGTACCGGTGCCGATCGCGGCGAGCGTGTCCTGCAGGGTGCTGGACGCCAGGCCGGGGACGGGCTGGAAACCGGCCCGGTGGCAGGCGGTGAGCACCAGGTCGACCAGCGCCGGATGGTTGCGGCGCTCGGTGAGCCGCAGCGGCAGTTCGGCGAGGTCCGCCAGATCGAGCTCGGAACGCTCCGCGAGCGGGTGACGGGCGGGCAGCGCGACCATCAACTCGTCGGCCGTCAGCGGCACGAAGCGCACGTCGTCGGTGCCCGCGGGAATCTCGCCGCGGACGAAGGCCGCGTCAAGGCGGCCGTCCGCGAGCCTGGCGAGCCGTTCCTGCACCGGAGCCGAGTGCAGTTCCACGCGGACCTCGGGCGCGTGCCGTTGGTAGGCGTCGAGGATCCGGTCGAGCCGCTCGCCGAGCCCGGTGATGGTACCGAGCCCGAACGCCCGGGCGCCGGGAGCGGCCAGTTCGGCGGCCAGCGCCGCGGCGGCGCGCTCGGCGGCCAGCACCTCCCGTGCGGCCGGCAGGAACCGTTCGCCGGCCGCGGTGAGCCGGACGTGCCGCGGCGAGCGGTCGAACAGCTCCACCTTCAACTCCCGCTCCAGCCGGCGCACCTGCTGGCTCACCGCCGGCTGGCCAAGCATCAACCGGTCGGCGGCCCGTCCGAAGTGCAACTCCTCCGCGACGGCGACGAAGCACCGCAACTGGCGCAGTTCCACGTGATCCCCCAGTTCCGGTCCCTGTCCCGATCTGCGGCGGCCCGCGAAGGCCCCCTGGCAGCGT
It encodes:
- a CDS encoding DUF4259 domain-containing protein; translated protein: MGTWDIGHFDNDTAADFAYTLDETAMDQRENLIRTTLTRTVQTQDYLDSSDAVEAVAAAALVAAQCPDGEPITTSYGPNEALPVLASDLRTLAVEALDRVLAGESELAELWDETPEGPLWRQIVGQLRATLHSQPELQETPAARDLTY
- a CDS encoding ATP-dependent nuclease, which encodes MASGIDAASLGVIKGFYDGIFETTVRVSGPKVAELAKLIENTFRLVNISMINELATLTDRYYHPRGRTPARTNRASGAKPRWRHGLIDTLRRSPTSLLKRRADRAGGNMAITFAVTEIMLNTGLIVEPPQDGMTLFIGANNSGKSLLLRELNTQVELPGMTAGSTRWIRQALPRHSGSSEEFMAWLEERGYRTWTPRGDRILKDSIAHRWPAFTLAELAPFVKQTLWTDDRLQVEAEVDHWDPLLPSQSRLQYLYEDRDAESRFADLVHQAFGHYVCVDRYDEQIRLRVGRPHPDLRDALPGAAQEVAAAYRYLPLVSAQGDGFRSFVQILLQVMVRPAPLVIIDEPEAFLHPPQARLLGRLLAGLQGQTQLFVATHSADFLAGVLEAEQGRPVSIVRLDRSSGTPAARVLKPDAVQGLLRTPLLRYSNLPSGLFYDRVVLCEAAGDCQFYAAAFDATKEAAAAHDNTLFLHTSGKAPLGDTARRLRQCGIPTAVIADFDYLRSGLARAVKSLEGVTEHLESDLKCLREHAAGSRSEISAGGFKTEMDALLKGIKASDPLPDRVLGELTKLAKGGDRWGDLKKSGLGGLQGDPYNAAERLLRAAADFGLFVVPCGELESWVRQVPRGDKALWSQKVFDNGWYARPTEELKAFCSTIRAYLKDGVSDYARAAAQALQVSSRLDHSHAVVSNSSNDPLTEVRVLRATYTHGGRQHIQPLWGTPESKTSGALLAGDEFSVPLILMSDGDGDGHEWFLPPGSTDQALTVHFRDRAGLWWERIGDKPPFRLPAGPSEPDPAPQ
- a CDS encoding LysR family transcriptional regulator — protein: MELRQLRCFVAVAEELHFGRAADRLMLGQPAVSQQVRRLERELKVELFDRSPRHVRLTAAGERFLPAAREVLAAERAAAALAAELAAPGARAFGLGTITGLGERLDRILDAYQRHAPEVRVELHSAPVQERLARLADGRLDAAFVRGEIPAGTDDVRFVPLTADELMVALPARHPLAERSELDLADLAELPLRLTERRNHPALVDLVLTACHRAGFQPVPGLASSTLQDTLAAIGTGTPMWTVVYAANARLTSHPRIAFRPLRDQVLALPLALGVRRTVPHPELLVAACRGRAAHDHES
- a CDS encoding ISL3 family transposase translates to MNEVLLRLGELLFLSDPEVAVMSAEDDGEAIWIGVTRKSAGAECPGCGRWSNRIHGSYLRFPADLPSAGRRVVLRLQVRRFTCTDTSCRRQTFVEQIPGLTRRYGQRTERLRSALAEVGLALAGRAGARLADIFGISVSRSTVLRLVEAMPEPQTSAPRVVGIDEYAMRKGRVYGTVLVDVETRRPVDLLPDREAATVAAWLAECPAIEVVCRDRAPFFAEGASTGAPTAVQVADRFHLWRNLGEAAERCVSRHRSCLRAPFAAPGSESVTTPPAAETGVSPWPTGHRFADRTREKHAIVQGMLGEGHSRRAVARELRMTYRTVQRLADAATPEDLFQGQWQNRRTKLDDFKPYLHERWAEGCTNAWTLWKEIQTHGYSGGYGAVRAYLRPFRDAMPRTRPPSPRTVAGWILTHPDALAENERLKLKSVLTHCPELDALAGHVRSFGQMLTQLRGERLPEWIKAVRADDLPSLHTFANGLERDLAAVTAGLTLPWSSGVVEGHVNRIKMIKRQMYGRAGFKLLRKRVLLAS
- the dmpI gene encoding 4-oxalocrotonate tautomerase DmpI; translation: MPIVTVQQGPRSIELKRELVARITDAFVDTLQLPAETVQVWIHEVPADSWAAAGKLTADR